In Fusobacterium canifelinum, a genomic segment contains:
- the relB gene encoding type II toxin-antitoxin system RelB family antitoxin, whose protein sequence is MGTTATLRLDETEKAIIQNYASSKGMTMSEFMKKVVLDYIEDEYDLKVYKEYLKEKENGTLKTYSHKEVWGE, encoded by the coding sequence ATGGGAACAACAGCAACATTAAGATTAGATGAGACAGAAAAAGCAATTATACAAAATTATGCAAGTAGTAAAGGAATGACTATGTCTGAATTTATGAAAAAAGTAGTTCTTGACTATATTGAAGATGAATATGATTTAAAAGTATATAAAGAATATTTAAAAGAAAAAGAAAATGGAACTTTAAAGACTTATTCACATAAAGAAGTTTGGGGAGAATAA
- a CDS encoding type II toxin-antitoxin system RelE family toxin encodes MKYDVEYSKTAMNTIKKMDSSTSKLIRTWIEKNLINTENPRIKGKALTGDLKGLWRYRVGDYRILADIQDDKIVILILDIGHRSKIYL; translated from the coding sequence ATGAAATATGATGTGGAATACTCTAAAACTGCTATGAATACCATAAAGAAAATGGATAGTTCAACTTCAAAGTTAATAAGAACTTGGATAGAAAAAAATTTAATAAATACAGAAAATCCTAGAATAAAAGGAAAAGCATTAACTGGTGATTTAAAAGGATTATGGCGTTATAGAGTAGGAGATTATAGAATATTAGCTGACATTCAAGATGATAAAATAGTTATTTTAATTTTAGATATAGGACATAGAAGTAAAATATATTTATAA
- a CDS encoding transposase, which yields MQKLSIQLSLPSIFSDINNSFVSNKSNLLFLLEKHINFDSFIPLSFRYAFYSHMGRNHIYHLDSFIRALVFQKLLAINSDTLLVNILKLSPELCDFCRFRKVPDPSQFSRFRKNYAPFIFEMFNKVVDITEPICREIDKKKADYLIYDTTGFEPYVAENNPKFFNAKLKQAKKFSKTNDSNPYIAVYSTLPSSSSTNSEARQQYINSHFCYALKAGIVTNGLGIIRHISFFDNEFRKKHPYISTQKSDNPDIDKEISDSKSLKPVLSDFFDLHPTISFKTFLGDSAFDSYDNYSLLRNIFHFDRICTPINPRNSKSDSNSSDIPACPIDNTPFTFLGKSGGKNRSVRYKWVCYKCVPKGSSRTCICETPCTDSKYGKCAYTYPDKDFRTCPGIQRDTEHWNNLYKHRVLVERTINLIKDSFAVETRKSWNTTTTKVDVYFAGITQLIGVLLAKALHRFKDVKSIKRLIA from the coding sequence ATGCAAAAATTATCTATTCAATTATCTTTACCTTCTATATTTTCTGATATTAATAATTCTTTTGTTTCTAATAAATCTAATCTTCTTTTTTTACTTGAAAAACATATTAATTTTGATTCTTTTATCCCTCTTTCTTTTCGTTACGCTTTTTATTCGCATATGGGTAGAAATCATATTTATCATTTGGATAGCTTCATCCGTGCTCTTGTTTTTCAAAAGCTTTTAGCTATTAATTCTGATACTCTTTTAGTTAATATTTTAAAACTTTCACCTGAGCTTTGCGATTTCTGTCGTTTTCGTAAAGTCCCTGATCCTTCTCAATTTTCTAGATTCAGAAAAAATTATGCTCCTTTTATTTTTGAGATGTTCAATAAAGTTGTCGATATCACTGAGCCTATTTGTCGCGAAATTGACAAAAAGAAAGCTGATTATCTTATCTATGACACTACTGGTTTTGAACCTTATGTCGCTGAAAACAATCCTAAATTTTTTAATGCTAAACTTAAACAAGCTAAAAAATTTTCTAAAACTAATGATTCTAATCCTTATATTGCTGTTTATTCTACACTTCCTAGTTCATCTAGTACTAATTCTGAAGCTCGTCAGCAATACATTAATAGTCATTTTTGTTATGCTCTAAAAGCTGGTATTGTAACTAATGGATTAGGAATTATTCGTCATATTAGCTTTTTTGATAATGAATTTAGAAAAAAGCACCCTTATATTTCTACTCAAAAGTCTGATAATCCAGATATTGATAAAGAAATTTCAGATTCTAAATCATTAAAGCCAGTACTTAGCGATTTTTTTGATTTACATCCTACAATTAGTTTTAAAACTTTTTTAGGGGATTCAGCATTTGACTCTTATGATAATTATTCTCTGCTAAGAAATATTTTTCATTTTGATAGAATTTGTACTCCAATTAATCCTAGAAACTCTAAATCTGATTCAAATTCTTCAGATATTCCAGCATGTCCAATAGACAATACACCTTTTACTTTTCTTGGTAAATCAGGTGGTAAGAATCGCTCAGTAAGATACAAATGGGTTTGCTACAAATGTGTTCCAAAAGGAAGTAGCCGAACTTGTATTTGCGAAACTCCATGCACAGATTCAAAATATGGAAAATGTGCTTATACTTATCCAGATAAAGATTTTAGAACATGTCCAGGTATTCAGAGAGATACAGAACATTGGAATAATCTTTACAAACATAGAGTTCTAGTAGAAAGAACCATCAATTTGATAAAAGATTCATTTGCTGTAGAAACAAGAAAATCTTGGAATACAACTACAACAAAAGTAGATGTTTACTTTGCTGGAATAACACAATTAATAGGTGTACTTCTAGCAAAAGCATTACATAGATTTAAGGATGTAAAAAGTATCAAAAGATTAATCGCGTAA
- a CDS encoding KdsC family phosphatase, with protein MENIKILVLDVDGTLTDGKIYVDDKDNSFKAFNVKDGFALVNWLKLGGEVAILTGKKSNIVERRAEELGIKYVIQGSKNKTQDLKKLLDRLNITFENTAYMGDDLNDLSVMKNVVLAGCPKDSVQEVLEISNFVSSKNGGDGAVREFLEYIMKNNGMWKKILDKYSNE; from the coding sequence ATGGAAAATATAAAAATTTTAGTTCTTGATGTTGATGGAACTTTAACAGATGGAAAAATCTATGTTGATGATAAAGATAACTCTTTTAAAGCTTTTAATGTAAAAGATGGTTTTGCTCTTGTAAATTGGTTAAAACTTGGGGGAGAAGTTGCTATATTAACAGGAAAAAAATCTAATATTGTAGAAAGAAGAGCTGAAGAACTTGGAATAAAATATGTTATTCAAGGTTCTAAAAATAAAACACAGGATTTAAAAAAATTATTGGATAGATTGAACATAACTTTTGAGAACACAGCCTATATGGGAGATGATTTAAATGATTTAAGTGTTATGAAAAATGTAGTCTTAGCTGGCTGTCCTAAAGATTCTGTACAGGAAGTATTAGAAATCTCTAATTTTGTTTCTTCTAAAAATGGTGGAGATGGTGCTGTAAGAGAATTTTTAGAGTATATTATGAAAAATAATGGAATGTGGAAAAAAATCTTAGACAAATATTCTAATGAGTGA
- the ruvC gene encoding crossover junction endodeoxyribonuclease RuvC: MRVIGIDPGTAIVGYGIIDYDKNKYSIVDYGVVLTSKDLSTEERLKIVYDEIDKILKKYKPEFMAIEDLFYFKNNKTVISVAQARGVILLVGKQNNIAMTSYTPLQVKIGITGYGKAEKKQVQQMVQKFLGLSEIPKPDDAADALAICITHINSLSSKLSFSEANNLKKIVVPSGTNKISLEEYKNLLKK, from the coding sequence ATGCGTGTTATAGGAATTGACCCAGGTACAGCAATAGTTGGATATGGAATTATAGATTATGATAAAAATAAATATTCAATAGTTGACTATGGTGTTGTACTTACTTCAAAGGATTTGAGTACAGAAGAAAGATTAAAGATTGTATATGATGAAATAGATAAAATTTTAAAAAAATATAAACCTGAATTTATGGCAATAGAAGATTTGTTTTACTTTAAAAATAACAAGACTGTAATCTCTGTTGCTCAAGCAAGAGGTGTTATTTTACTTGTAGGAAAGCAAAATAATATTGCTATGACAAGTTATACTCCACTTCAAGTTAAAATTGGAATTACTGGCTATGGAAAAGCTGAAAAAAAACAAGTACAACAGATGGTACAAAAATTTTTAGGACTTTCTGAAATACCCAAACCTGATGATGCTGCGGATGCTTTGGCTATTTGTATCACTCATATAAATTCATTAAGCTCTAAATTAAGTTTTAGTGAAGCAAATAATTTAAAGAAAATAGTAGTTCCCTCTGGTACAAATAAAATATCTCTTGAAGAATATAAAAATTTACTAAAAAAATAA
- a CDS encoding MgtC/SapB family protein, whose amino-acid sequence MPNILETIDKFLNLKFAGELTVEVVCFRLILAIILGGIVGYEREKNNRPAGFRTHILVCFGAAIVSMIQDQLRLNILDIARTEGSAVASVIKTDLGRLGAQVISGVGFLGAGSIMKEKGETVGGLTTAAGIWATACVGLGIGWGFYNIAIVAILFMIVIMVSLKRLESKFVRKSRLLKFEVKFFDADDFTHGLIEAYEVFRQKSIKISEIDKYQDEGVVTFTVSMKGRHNISDVVVSLSSIKNVEYVRDV is encoded by the coding sequence ATGCCTAATATACTTGAAACAATTGATAAATTTTTAAATTTAAAATTTGCTGGAGAATTAACAGTTGAAGTTGTCTGTTTTAGATTGATTTTAGCTATTATTCTTGGTGGAATTGTTGGTTATGAAAGAGAGAAAAATAATCGTCCTGCTGGTTTTAGAACACATATTTTAGTATGTTTTGGAGCTGCCATTGTATCTATGATACAAGATCAATTAAGATTAAATATTCTTGATATAGCTAGAACTGAAGGAAGTGCTGTTGCCTCTGTTATAAAAACTGACTTAGGGAGACTTGGAGCTCAAGTAATAAGTGGAGTTGGTTTTTTAGGGGCTGGTAGTATAATGAAAGAAAAAGGTGAAACTGTTGGGGGACTGACAACTGCCGCTGGAATTTGGGCTACTGCTTGTGTTGGTTTAGGAATAGGTTGGGGATTCTACAATATTGCTATTGTTGCAATACTATTTATGATAGTAATTATGGTATCTTTAAAGAGATTAGAGTCTAAATTTGTTAGAAAATCAAGACTATTAAAATTTGAAGTAAAATTTTTTGATGCTGATGATTTTACACATGGACTAATAGAAGCTTATGAAGTTTTTAGACAAAAATCTATAAAAATTTCTGAAATAGACAAGTATCAAGATGAAGGTGTAGTAACTTTTACAGTGAGTATGAAAGGAAGACATAATATCTCTGATGTTGTAGTTTCTCTTTCATCAATTAAAAATGTTGAGTATGTAAGGGATGTATAA
- a CDS encoding SDR family oxidoreductase, with the protein MKIFIVGGSSGIGLSLAKRYANLGNEVAICGTNEEKLKKIEEYSNNIKIYKVDVRNKEELKSAINDFSKGNLDLIINSAGIYTNNRTTKLTDKEAYAMIDINLTGVLNTFEAVRDMMFKNNKGHIAIISSVAGLLDYPKASVYARTKMTIMGVCETYRAFFRDYNINITTIVPGYIATDKLKSLSEEDITKKPTVLSEEESTNIIIKAIEEKKEKIIYPLSMKILISIITKLPKKFLTYILMKQANWGKK; encoded by the coding sequence ATGAAAATTTTTATAGTTGGGGGAAGTTCAGGGATAGGTTTATCTCTTGCAAAAAGGTATGCTAACTTAGGAAATGAAGTAGCTATCTGTGGAACAAATGAGGAAAAATTAAAAAAAATTGAAGAATATAGCAACAATATAAAAATATATAAAGTTGATGTTAGAAATAAAGAAGAATTAAAATCTGCTATAAATGATTTTTCTAAAGGAAATCTAGACTTAATTATAAATTCTGCTGGAATATACACTAACAACCGGACTACAAAGCTAACTGATAAAGAAGCCTATGCCATGATAGATATAAACCTAACGGGTGTTTTAAATACTTTTGAAGCAGTAAGAGATATGATGTTTAAAAACAACAAAGGACATATTGCAATTATCTCATCTGTTGCAGGTTTACTTGATTATCCAAAAGCTTCTGTCTATGCAAGAACGAAAATGACAATAATGGGAGTTTGTGAAACATATAGAGCATTTTTTAGAGATTACAATATAAATATAACTACTATAGTTCCAGGTTATATAGCTACCGATAAGTTAAAATCTTTAAGTGAAGAAGACATTACAAAAAAGCCTACTGTACTTTCTGAGGAAGAATCCACAAACATAATAATAAAAGCAATTGAAGAAAAAAAAGAAAAGATAATATATCCATTGAGTATGAAAATTTTAATTTCAATAATAACAAAGTTACCAAAAAAATTTTTAACTTACATTTTAATGAAACAAGCTAATTGGGGTAAAAAATAA
- a CDS encoding Crp/Fnr family transcriptional regulator: MISKEDIKHLEKIFPFWLDIKQNDRAKIILSSRVLSLKKNSIFFNSHELDGLLFLKSGKLRFFLSSLEARELPLYYLNNMEIEFFENFTDKTISTILDIAFIVEKNSEILLIPCSVLNLFRDKYSIMEKFLHNLTREKLSKSLLSLQNILLIPLKNRLLNFLYSLNKTEISLTHEEIAKNLGSSREVISRNLKVLEKENFLKINRKKIIILDRGEVL; encoded by the coding sequence GTGATAAGTAAAGAGGATATAAAACATCTTGAAAAAATTTTCCCTTTTTGGTTAGATATAAAGCAAAATGATAGGGCTAAAATTATTCTTTCAAGCCGTGTATTATCTTTAAAGAAAAATTCTATATTTTTTAATTCACATGAGTTAGATGGGTTGTTATTTTTAAAATCTGGAAAACTTAGATTTTTCTTATCTTCTTTAGAAGCAAGAGAATTACCACTTTATTATTTAAATAATATGGAAATAGAATTTTTTGAAAATTTTACTGACAAGACAATATCAACAATTTTAGATATAGCTTTTATTGTTGAAAAAAACAGTGAAATACTTTTAATTCCATGTTCAGTACTAAATCTTTTTAGAGATAAATATAGTATAATGGAAAAATTTTTACATAATTTAACAAGAGAAAAATTATCTAAATCTCTGTTATCATTACAAAATATTTTACTTATACCACTTAAAAATAGGTTACTTAATTTTTTATATAGTCTAAATAAAACTGAAATATCTTTAACACATGAAGAAATAGCAAAGAATTTAGGTAGCTCAAGAGAGGTAATAAGTAGAAATTTAAAAGTTTTAGAGAAAGAAAATTTTTTAAAAATAAATAGAAAAAAAATTATTATATTAGATAGGGGTGAAGTATTATGA
- a CDS encoding gamma-glutamyl-gamma-aminobutyrate hydrolase family protein encodes MKKPIIGISASMIYEEKDELFLGDKYSCVAYSYVDAVYKSGGIPVTLPILKDVSAIREQVKLLDGLILSGGRDVDPHFYGEESLEKLEAIFPERDVHEMALIRAAIDLKKPIFAICRGMQILNVTYGGTLYQDISYAPGEHIKHYQIGSPYQATHSINIDKNSTLFRMADKLEIERVNSFHHQALKQVAKGLKVVATAPDGIIEAVENEDGVFIIGVQFHPEMMFDKSIFARRIFKKFIDICIDSKPREVILKDELSHIEEDKEKNIDEKIKEIEDEEKKEFFKGDL; translated from the coding sequence ATGAAAAAACCAATTATTGGAATTTCAGCAAGTATGATATATGAAGAAAAAGATGAATTGTTCTTAGGAGATAAATATTCTTGTGTTGCTTACTCTTATGTCGATGCAGTGTATAAGTCAGGGGGAATTCCTGTTACTCTGCCAATTTTAAAAGATGTTTCTGCAATAAGAGAACAAGTGAAATTATTAGATGGTTTAATTTTATCAGGTGGTCGTGACGTTGATCCTCATTTTTATGGAGAGGAATCTTTGGAAAAATTAGAAGCTATTTTTCCTGAAAGAGATGTACATGAAATGGCTTTAATAAGAGCTGCTATTGATTTAAAAAAACCTATATTCGCAATTTGTCGTGGTATGCAAATACTAAATGTTACTTATGGAGGAACTTTATATCAAGATATTTCTTATGCTCCAGGAGAACATATTAAGCATTATCAAATAGGTTCACCTTATCAAGCAACTCATTCAATAAATATTGATAAGAACTCAACTTTATTTAGAATGGCAGACAAATTAGAAATTGAAAGAGTGAACTCTTTTCACCATCAAGCTTTAAAGCAAGTAGCAAAGGGACTTAAAGTTGTTGCAACAGCTCCAGATGGAATAATTGAAGCAGTTGAAAATGAAGATGGAGTATTTATAATAGGAGTACAATTTCACCCTGAAATGATGTTTGATAAGAGTATTTTTGCAAGGAGAATATTTAAAAAGTTTATTGATATTTGTATAGATAGTAAACCAAGAGAAGTTATCTTAAAAGATGAATTATCTCATATAGAAGAAGATAAAGAAAAAAATATAGATGAAAAAATAAAAGAAATAGAAGATGAAGAAAAAAAGGAATTTTTTAAAGGGGATTTATAA
- a CDS encoding LytR/AlgR family response regulator transcription factor, whose protein sequence is MINCIIVEDELPAREELKYFLNEEKEIKLIAEFDNPLDTLNFLENNTADVIFLDINMPDMNGISLGKIITKMYPDMKIVFITAYKDYAVDAFEIKAFDYLLKPYSESRIKNLLKSLLNVKTELTSSIKNTNLKKITVNIDERLYVISLNDIDYIEASEKETLIFSNQKKYISKIKISKWEEMLKGDNFYRCHRSFIVNLDKITEIEQWFNSSWIIKIKNYSTAIPVSRNNIKELKELFSV, encoded by the coding sequence ATGATTAATTGTATAATTGTTGAAGATGAATTACCTGCAAGAGAGGAATTAAAATATTTTTTAAATGAAGAAAAAGAAATTAAACTTATAGCAGAATTTGATAATCCTTTGGATACTTTAAATTTCTTAGAAAATAATACAGCTGATGTAATTTTTTTAGATATTAATATGCCTGATATGAATGGAATTAGTTTGGGAAAAATAATTACCAAAATGTATCCAGATATGAAAATAGTTTTTATAACTGCATATAAAGATTATGCTGTTGATGCTTTTGAGATAAAAGCTTTTGATTATCTTTTAAAACCCTATTCAGAAAGTAGAATTAAAAATCTTTTAAAATCTTTGTTAAATGTTAAAACTGAACTTACATCTTCAATAAAAAATACTAATTTAAAGAAAATAACTGTAAATATTGATGAAAGACTTTATGTTATTTCTCTAAATGATATTGATTATATAGAAGCTTCTGAAAAGGAAACATTAATATTTTCAAATCAAAAAAAATATATAAGTAAAATAAAAATTTCTAAGTGGGAAGAAATGCTAAAAGGAGATAATTTTTACAGATGTCACCGTTCATTTATTGTCAATTTAGATAAGATAACTGAGATAGAACAATGGTTTAACTCATCTTGGATAATAAAAATTAAGAACTATTCAACAGCTATACCTGTAAGTAGAAACAATATCAAAGAATTAAAAGAACTATTTTCAGTGTGA
- a CDS encoding sensor histidine kinase, with product MNIQFISHLISNIGCSAMIAFFFIKIDRANIIIKSKAKTKKDIVALSFFFSLLSISGTYIGLNFNGAILNTRNVGVIAGGILGGPYVSIITGLIAGIHRAFVNLGRETAIPCAISTIAGGFLTAYVHRFIKTKDRIFFGFFLACVVENLSMGLILILLKDKILAQNIVTSFYIPMVFMNSIGASVLILIVEDIIQKSEIVAGNQAKLALEIANKTLPYFRETENLGEVCKIIASSLGAKATVITDKKDIIAGFSVDKVNIAKSPIRSNNTRKVLKTGEAMLVIKEDDEIIEDFSYISPHIKSCIILPLKEKNDVNGTLKIFFDTAEKITEKNRYLMIGLSHLISTQMEISKVENLMSLLKYSELKALQSQINPHFLFNVLNTMASLIRTNPEKAREVTIDLSRYLRYNLDNNLKSVELIKELNQIDNYIKIEKARFGDKLNIIYDVDESLYNFQIPSLIIQPLVENSIKHGILKKREKGCVKIIVKKIDKDIEVIIEDDGVGIEQTVIDNLDKQIQENIGLKNVHQRLKLLYGEGLDIKKLEQGTKIKFKILGGVKYD from the coding sequence ATGAATATACAATTTATTTCACATTTAATTAGTAATATAGGTTGTTCTGCAATGATAGCATTTTTCTTTATAAAAATTGATAGAGCAAATATAATTATAAAAAGTAAAGCCAAGACTAAAAAAGATATAGTTGCTCTATCTTTTTTCTTTTCTCTACTTTCTATTAGTGGAACCTATATAGGATTAAATTTTAATGGTGCAATTTTAAATACAAGAAATGTTGGAGTTATTGCAGGAGGAATTTTAGGAGGTCCTTATGTTTCGATAATTACAGGACTTATAGCTGGAATACATAGAGCCTTTGTAAACCTTGGTAGAGAAACTGCAATTCCTTGTGCTATTTCAACAATAGCAGGTGGTTTTTTAACTGCCTATGTACATCGTTTTATAAAAACTAAAGATAGGATATTTTTTGGCTTTTTCCTAGCTTGTGTTGTTGAAAATCTTAGTATGGGTTTAATTTTAATTTTACTTAAAGATAAAATTTTAGCTCAAAATATAGTTACAAGTTTCTATATTCCTATGGTTTTTATGAATTCAATTGGAGCAAGTGTCTTAATTTTAATAGTTGAAGATATTATTCAAAAAAGTGAAATTGTCGCAGGGAACCAAGCTAAACTTGCTTTAGAGATAGCAAATAAAACTTTACCATATTTTAGAGAAACTGAAAATCTTGGAGAAGTATGTAAAATTATTGCAAGTTCTTTAGGGGCAAAAGCAACTGTAATAACTGATAAAAAAGATATTATAGCAGGTTTTTCAGTTGATAAAGTTAATATAGCAAAAAGTCCTATAAGAAGTAATAATACAAGGAAAGTTTTAAAAACAGGAGAAGCTATGCTTGTTATAAAAGAAGATGATGAAATTATAGAGGATTTTTCATATATTTCTCCTCATATAAAATCTTGTATTATTTTACCTTTAAAAGAAAAGAATGATGTAAATGGAACATTAAAAATTTTCTTTGATACAGCAGAAAAAATAACAGAAAAAAATAGATATTTGATGATAGGTTTATCACATCTTATATCAACTCAAATGGAAATTAGTAAGGTAGAGAATTTAATGTCTTTACTTAAATATTCTGAGTTAAAAGCATTACAATCTCAAATAAATCCCCATTTTTTATTTAATGTTTTAAATACTATGGCTTCTCTTATCAGAACAAATCCTGAAAAAGCAAGGGAAGTAACAATAGATTTATCAAGATATCTAAGATATAATTTGGATAATAACCTTAAAAGTGTTGAACTTATAAAAGAGTTAAATCAAATTGATAACTATATAAAAATTGAAAAAGCAAGGTTTGGAGATAAATTAAATATAATATATGATGTTGATGAAAGTCTTTATAATTTCCAAATTCCTAGTTTAATTATTCAACCACTTGTTGAAAATAGTATAAAACATGGTATCTTAAAGAAAAGAGAAAAGGGTTGTGTCAAAATAATTGTAAAGAAAATTGACAAGGATATTGAAGTCATAATTGAAGATGATGGAGTAGGTATAGAGCAAACTGTAATTGATAACTTAGATAAACAGATACAAGAAAATATAGGTCTTAAAAATGTTCATCAAAGATTAAAACTTCTCTATGGAGAAGGTCTTGATATAAAGAAATTAGAACAGGGAACAAAAATAAAGTTCAAGATACTTGGAGGTGTAAAATATGATTAA
- a CDS encoding carbon starvation CstA family protein: protein MYSFIASIIALVLGYLIYGKIVDKIFGSDESKITPAKRLADGVDYMEMGWARAFLIQFLNIAGTGPIFGAVAGALWGPAAFLWIVFGCIFGGAVHDFLLGMMSVRQDGASVSEIVGENLGMTAKQIMRVFSVVLLLLVGVVFIMSPAQILKDITGVSYEVWLAVIIIYYLCATVLPVDQVIGKIYPIFGLSLLIMAVGIGGGLIINNADIPEIAFVNMHPAGKSIFPYLCISIACGAISGFHATQSPMMARCLRTEKDGRKVFYGAMISEGIIALIWAAAAMSFFGGIPQLAEAGPAAVVVNKISGGILGKVGGALALLGVVACPITSGDTAFRSARLTIADSLKYKQGPIVNRFVVAIPLFVLGIALCFIPFNVIWRYFGWANQTLATIALWAAVKYLANRGKNYWIALIPAMFMTVVVTSYILAAPEGFVRFFGDKDIKVIENIAIIIGCVVSLGCTAAFFMSNKKSNLITE, encoded by the coding sequence ATGTATAGTTTTATAGCTTCAATTATAGCCTTAGTGCTAGGTTACTTAATTTATGGAAAAATTGTAGATAAAATTTTTGGTTCGGATGAGTCAAAAATTACTCCAGCTAAAAGATTAGCTGATGGTGTTGACTATATGGAAATGGGATGGGCAAGAGCATTTCTTATTCAATTTCTTAATATAGCTGGTACTGGACCAATATTTGGTGCAGTTGCTGGAGCATTATGGGGACCAGCTGCATTTCTTTGGATAGTATTTGGTTGTATCTTTGGAGGAGCAGTTCACGACTTCCTTTTAGGAATGATGTCAGTTAGACAAGATGGAGCTTCTGTTTCTGAAATAGTTGGAGAAAATTTAGGTATGACTGCAAAACAAATAATGAGAGTTTTCTCTGTTGTACTTTTATTATTAGTTGGAGTAGTATTCATAATGAGTCCTGCTCAAATTTTAAAAGATATAACAGGAGTAAGCTATGAAGTTTGGTTAGCAGTTATTATAATCTATTATCTTTGTGCAACAGTTTTACCAGTTGACCAAGTTATTGGTAAAATTTATCCAATATTTGGATTGTCACTTTTAATAATGGCAGTTGGAATAGGTGGAGGATTAATAATAAACAATGCAGATATTCCTGAAATAGCATTTGTAAATATGCACCCAGCAGGAAAATCAATATTCCCTTATCTATGTATTTCAATAGCTTGTGGAGCAATCAGTGGTTTCCATGCTACTCAATCTCCTATGATGGCTAGATGTTTAAGAACAGAAAAAGATGGAAGAAAAGTTTTCTATGGTGCAATGATATCAGAAGGAATTATAGCTCTTATTTGGGCTGCAGCAGCAATGTCATTCTTTGGTGGAATTCCACAACTTGCTGAAGCAGGACCAGCTGCAGTTGTAGTTAATAAAATATCAGGTGGAATTTTAGGAAAAGTTGGAGGAGCATTAGCTTTACTTGGAGTTGTTGCATGTCCTATAACTTCAGGAGATACTGCATTTAGAAGTGCAAGACTTACTATTGCTGACTCTTTAAAATATAAACAAGGACCTATAGTAAATAGATTTGTTGTTGCAATTCCTTTATTTGTATTAGGTATTGCACTATGTTTCATCCCATTCAATGTTATTTGGAGATACTTTGGTTGGGCAAACCAAACTCTTGCTACAATAGCTCTATGGGCAGCTGTTAAATACTTAGCAAACAGAGGAAAGAACTACTGGATTGCTTTAATACCAGCAATGTTTATGACAGTTGTTGTAACTTCTTATATACTTGCAGCACCAGAAGGATTTGTAAGATTCTTTGGAGATAAAGATATAAAAGTAATAGAAAATATTGCAATTATAATTGGTTGTGTTGTATCTTTAGGATGTACAGCTGCATTCTTTATGTCAAATAAAAAATCTAATTTAATTACTGAATAG